A single genomic interval of Penicillium psychrofluorescens genome assembly, chromosome: 2 harbors:
- a CDS encoding uncharacterized protein (ID:PFLUO_003859-T1.cds;~source:funannotate), with the protein MSAAARRAKLEQLVALRKSGKKSGSTWQPEEQDDIYEEVDDEGYKKIIRDRLDQDDFVVDDNGAGYADDGREVWNENTVEYDSDESDELPARGKNAKRKREEEQQRKEKMNNGITNYFNKGHGAAAAPKPKPVANADDKAFLAGLLDEVDTNVVSNHAPTRNIVKSEARRKVRVLSPPCPKGGTDQPMLPSEDFDDGPLPMMDDEDVPMSDNPMPSSPISKAAERKSAMKIKAEESEEEDTDLMDVAEATVSESKGANINMTGSRPPPKLKKETLPTPASSSPVKALPEVMDASWNDVRSKLNVLSSPAKEMHSFGKLRAQDVVEEDGSLRMFWLDYTEVNGSLCLFGKVKNKQNGSYASAFVKVDNILRKLYFLPREHRYKHGRQTDDEVDMQDVYQEVDEMMTKMRVGMHKIKPCTRKYAFEMPGVPKEAEYLKMLYPYDKPALPMDVKGETFSNVFGTNTSLFEQFVLWKNIMGPCWLRFEEADFSAVNNASWCKFECQAAKPALISPVPDTENLDAPPLTLMSLSFRTQLNAKDNKQEILVASARVYENVSLTDTTPPEKLPCKTFTVMRPSGASYPMHFEAETRRQRGTFMLEKSEQFLLSKFLALFERMDPDVIMGHQLQDVDLSILLNRMREKKTPGWHRIGRLKRGDWPKNFNRGGGFFAERQLIAGRLLCDVGNDMGKSLMMKCQSWSLTEMCQLYLGEGNARQELDVEAALKSWATTKEGLMNFVNHCDTDTYFVAALVLRLQMLPLTKVLTNIAGNSWARTLSGTRAERNEYILLHEFHRNKYICPDKYSSRLQKQEEKMLEGDDDESVDKKKKDKYKGGLVFEPEKGLYDRFILVMDFNSLYPSIIQEFNICFTTVDRTATSENENEEKVPDVPSSDAEQGVLPRLIATLVGRRREVKKLMKDKRATPEQLALWDTKQLAFKLTANSMYGCLGYTQSRFYARPLAMLTTFKGREILRSTKDLAESKQLRVIYGDTDSVMINTNMDTISDALKVGDEFKKLVNEQYRLLEIDIDNVFRRLLLHAKKKYAAVNLTEVDGKYIEKLEVKGLDMKRREYCALSKEVSSRLLNEVLSGEDQEIVLNNVHDYLRELAGKMKEYTIPMQKYVIYTKLSKRPEEYPNKESMPPAQVALRDIARGKNIRPNDVISYIVTTGDSETSSLPPAKRSYSPQDVLKQNSGLKPDVEFYLLKQIFPPIERLCAPIPGTDAVRLAECLGLDVRKYQINTSNTSNQQNSEIFPLESQIPDSVRFANSARLTLRCRFCKEQSVFEGLVESSHMCSPHGIICSNESCQKPFAVLTIIAQLESQIREQTARYYEGWLTCDDSACGNRTRQISVYGHRCLGPRGRAEGCLGRMSYEYSEKQMYSQLLYFAGLWDVDKAKAAAAKEAGEKKDSLAALVEFNRTRFGTIKTVADGYLKKCGRQWVEMDGLFRFMLQ; encoded by the exons AtgtctgctgctgcccgtcGGGCCAAGCTCGAACAGCTTGTCGCTCTCCGCAAATCCGGAAAGAAGAGCGGTTCGACCTGGCAGCCCGAGGAACAGGACGACATCTACGAAGAAGTCGACGATGAGGGCtacaagaagatcatccggGATCGTCTCGACCAGGATGATTTTGTTGTCGACGACAATGGCGCCGGCTACGCGGACGACGGCCGGGAGGTGTGGAACGAAAACACCGTGGAGTACGACAGCGACGAGAGCGACGAATTGCCCGCTCGAGGCAAAAACGCCAAACGGAAACGTGAGGAGGAGCAACagcggaaggagaagatgaacaATGGTATTACCAACTACTTCAACAAAGGCCATggcgctgcagccgctcctAAGCCCAAG CCCGTTGCCAACGCCGATGACAAGGCGTTCTTGGCCGGCCTACTCGATGAAGTCGACACCAATGTCGTCTCGAATCACGCCCCGACACGAAACATTGTCAAATCAGAGGCGCGACGCAAAGTCCGAGTTCTCTCCCCCCCTTGTCCGAAAGGCGGCACC GACCAACCCATGCTCCCCTCGGAAGATTTCGACGACGGCCCGCTGCCCATGAtggacgacgaagatgttCCTATGAGCGACAATCCCATGCCCTCGTCACCGATCAGCAAGGCAGCGGAACGCAAAAGCGCTATGAAGATCAAGGCAGAAGAATCTGAGGAGGAAGACACCGACCTGATGGATGTTGCTGAAGCCACGGTTTCGGAGTCCAAGGGGGCGAATATTAACATGACGGGGAGTCGGCCACCTCCAAAACTCAAGAAGGAGACTCTTCCGACACCAGCAAGCTCGTCCCCGGTCAAAGCATTACCGGAGGTCATGGATGCTTCCTGGAACGATGTCAGGAGCAAGTTAAACGTTCTCAGCAGCCCTGCCAAAGAAATGCATAGCTTTGGCAAACTGCGCGCCCaggatgtcgtcgaagaagatggcagcCTGCGCATGTTTTGGCTGGATTATACCGAGGTCAATGGAAGCCTGTGTTTGTTCGGAAAGGTGAAAAACAAGCAGAACGGCTCCTACGCCAGTGCTTTCGTCAAAGTCGACAATATCCTGCGAAAGCTTTACTTCCTTCCTCGGGAGCATCGGTACAAGCATGGAAGACAGACCGATGACGAGGTTGACATGCAAGACGTCTACCAAGAGGTTGATgagatgatgacgaagatgcGAGTTGGCATGCACAAGATCAAGCCCTGCACACGCAAGTACGCCTTTGAAATGCCTGGCGTCCCCAAGGAAGCGGAATACCTCAAGATGTTATATCCCTACGACAAACCTGCGCTGCCCATGGACGTAAAGGGCGAGACGTTCTCGAATGTCTTTGGCACCAACACCTCTTTGTTTGAGCAGTTTGTCCTCTGGAAGAACATAATGGGCCCCTGCTGGCTCAGATTCGAAGAGGCCGACTTCTCGGCGGTCAACAATGCATCCTGGTGCAAGTTCGAGTGCCAGGCGGCCAAGCCAGCGCTCATCAGCCCGGTTCCCGACACCGAGAACCTGGATGCTCCGCCCTTGACCCTCATGAGTCTTTCCTTCCGAACTCAACTCAACGCCAAGGATAACAAACAGGAAATCTTGGTGGCGAGTGCCAGAGTGTACGAGAACGTTTCTTTGACTGACACTACTCCTCCCGAAAAATTGCCTTGCAAAACCTTCACTGTCATGCGCCCCTCTGGCGCGTCTTACCCGATGCATTTTGAAGCTGAGACGCGGAGGCAGCGAGGCACTTTCATGTTGGAAAAGAGCGAACAATTCCTGCTCAGCAAATTCCTGGCGCTATTCGAGAGAATGGATCCTGATGTTATCATGGGTCATCAGCTGCAGGATGTTGACCTCAGCATCCTTCTGAACCGGatgcgcgagaagaagacccctGGATGGCATCGTATCGGTCGACTCAAGCGAGGAGATTGGCCCAAGAACTTCAATAGGGGCGGCGGTTTCTTTGCAGAGAGGCAGCTGATTGCCGGGCGACTGCTCTGTGATGTCGGCAACGATATGGGCAAG TCCCTCATGATGAAATGTCAATCGTGGAGTCTGACAGAGATGTGTCAACTTTACCTCGGCGAGGGCAACGCGCGTCAAGAGTTGGATGTCGAAGCCGCATTGAAGTCGTGGGCTACCACCAAGGAGGGTCTTATGAATTTCGTCAACCACTGCGATACAGACACATACTTCGTTGCTGCCCTGGTTCTGCGCCTGCAAATGTTGCCTCTCACGAAGGTCCTCACTAACATCGCCGGAAACTCCTGGGCACGTACTCTAAGCGGTACTCGCGCCGAACGTAACGAGTACATTCTGTTGCACGAGTTTCATCGGAACAAGTATATTTGTCCGGACAAATACTCATCTCGCCTGCAGAAgcaagaggagaagatgttggaaggcgacgatgacgagTCGGTcgataagaagaagaaggataaGTACAAAGGTGGTCTCGTCTTCGAGCCAGAGAAAGGCCTTTACGACCGCTTCATCCTTGTCATGGATTTCAACAGTCTGTATCCCAGCATCATTCAGGAGTTTAACATCTGCTTTACGACTGTGGATCGAACAGCCACG TCCGAGAACGAAAACGAAGAGAAGGTGCCCGATGTTCCCTCATCTGATGCAGAGCAGGGCGTTCTGCCTCGTCTAATTGCGACTTTGGTCGGCCGTCGGCGCGAAgtgaagaagttgatgaaGGACAAGCGTGCCACTCCTGAGCAACTTGCCCTGTGGGACACGAAGCAACTGGCCTTCAAGCTGACTGCGAACTCCATGTATGGATGCTTGGGATACACTCAGAGTCGCTTCTATGCCCGGCCCCTGGCCATGCTCACCACCTTCAAAGGACGTGAGATTTTGAGAAGCACCAAGGATCTGGCAGAAAGCAAGCAGCTGAGAGTCATCTACGGTGATACTGATTCCGTCATGATCAATACCAACATGGACACCATCAGTGACGCTCTCAAGGTTGGTGATGAGTTCAAGAAGTTGGTCAACGAACAGTATCGGCTGCTGGAGATTGACATCGACAATGTCTTCCGTCGACTGCTATTACATGCCAAGAAGAAGTACGCTGCCGTTAACCTGACCGAGGTGGATGGCAAGTACATTGAGAAACTGGAGGTCAAGGGTCTTGACATGAAGAGACGTGAATACTGTGCTCTTTCGAAGGAGGTGTCGTCAAGGCTTCTTAACGAGGTCTTGTCCGGTGAGGATCAAGAAATTGTCCTCAACAACGTCCACGACTACCTGCGCGAGCTTGCGGGCAAAATGAAGGAATACACGATTCCTATGCAGAAATATGTCATCTACACG AAACTCTCCAAGAGGCCCGAAGAATACCCCAACAAGGAGAGCATGCCACCGGCGCAGGTTGCGCTTCGTGACATCGCCCGGGGCAAGAATATCCGGCCGAACGATGTGATTTCGTATATCGTGACGACCGGTGACTCGGAAACCTCGTCTCTGCCGCCGGCCAAGCGATCCTACAGCCCACAAGACGTACTGAAGCAGAACTCCGGTCTCAAACCAGATGTCGAGTTCTACCTGCTCAAACAGATCTTCCCTCCCATTGAGCGTCTCTGTGCTCCAATCCCCGGCACCGACGCTGTCCGCCTGGCCGAGTGCTTGGGTCTCGATGTTCGCAAGTACCAGATCAACACATCCAACACGAGCAACCAGCAAAACAGTGAGATCTTCCCACTGGAGTCGCAGATCCCGGACTCTGTCCGTTTCGCCAACTCTGCCAGGCTGACCTTGCGCTGTCGCTTCTGCAAGGAGCAATCCGTGTTCGAGGGACTTGTGGAGTCGTCCCACATGTGCTCGCCGCACGGGATCATCTGTTCCAACGAGAGCTGCCAGAAACCATTCGCGGTCCTGACCATCATCGCACAGCTCGAAAGCCAAATCCGAGAACAGACTGCCCGGTACTACGAAGGCTGGCTGACCTGCGACGATTCCGCATGTGGCAACCGCACGCGGCAGATCAGCGTGTACGGGCACCGGTGTCTCGGTCCCCGCGGGCGTGCCGAGGGCTGTCTCGGTCGGATGTCGTACGAGTACTCCGAGAAGCAGATGTACAGCCAGCTTCTGTACTTTGCCGGCCTCTGGGACGtggacaaggccaaggctgcaGCGGCGAAGGAAgctggcgagaagaaggacagcCTGGCTGCTCTGGTCGAGTTCAACCGCACGCGGTTCGGTACGATCAAGACTGTCGCTGATGGGTACTTGAAGAAATGTGGCCGGCAATGGGTGGAGATGGACGGTCTGTTCCGCTTCATGTTACAGTAG